The window TATTCCGTACATAAGCCGGCAGGATAATCTTTTTTATTTGTAAGATAGCACGCATTAAGCACAGCGGAATAATTTTCCAAATCGTTTACAATAAGTTTTTTACTGTGCTTTTTTAACATACGTGCAGTAATCCCCGAACCCGAAAAAATATCAGCGCAAATAATTTTTTTCTTATTAAGCAACGCCTTTATTTTTTCGACTTCGGGTTCGATATGATTTAATAACCGTCTTTTGTTTCCCAAATATGTAATTATCTGTTCGGTAAGAAATTGTTTATTTTCTAAAATCATATCGACTGAGAATCGGAAATTTTAAAAATTTATAAATTATTTTTTTATGGGCTCTTCTTTAGGGTGAGTAATGCTTACAAGTTCAATTTCAAAAATAAGCACCGCATTAGGCGGTATTATTTGTCTTGCTTGCTGTACAACCCCTTTTTCTCCGTAAGCGAGGTTTGCAGGCACATAAAATTTAT is drawn from Treponema pedis and contains these coding sequences:
- a CDS encoding FKBP-type peptidyl-prolyl cis-trans isomerase, coding for MVSVNYKGSLLSGEVFDDSSQAGGHIKMPLSGIIPGWAEGLQLMTTGSKYKFYVPANLAYGEKGVVQQARQIIPPNAVLIFEIELVSITHPKEEPIKK